The DNA window CGAACAGCCTGCCCGCGTGCGCGCCCAGTCCGGGCGCTTGCGGGCGAAGGCCTCGCGACCAGGCTGGTCGTCGTAGGGATGGCGCAGCACCTCGAGCAGCTCATGCACCCCGGTCAGATCGCCGTCGTGCGCGCGATCGATCGCCTCCTGGGCCAGGTAGTTGCGCAGCACATAGCGCGGATTGGCCGCGCGCATGCGGCGCTGGCGCGCGGCCTCGTCGTCCTCGCCCGCGCAAAGCGCCGCATAGCGGGTCAGCCAGGCCTCGAAGGCAGGACGATGGGCGGTGTACTTGTCAGGGTCATAGAACGCGTCGGCCAGCGGCGCAAGGGCCTGCGGCCCAGGCGCGTGATCGCCCAGGCCACGGAAGAACAACGTCATGTCGACCTCGGCGCCGTGCAGCAGGCCGCGTAGTTCCGCCATCAGGGGCGGTGCCTCGGGCGCGCCCTCCGGCAGCCCCAGCTTGGCGGCGGCATCGGCGCGCTCGCAGGCGGCATAGGTGTCGGCGTAGGCCTGCAGCGCCTCCTGCAGCGGCGCCGGATCGGCGAACAGCAGCGACAACGCGCCGGCCAGGCGGCTGAGGTTCCAGAAGGCTACCTGCGGCTGCCAGCCGAAGCGATAACGACGGCCCTGCGCATCGGTGGTATTCGGCGTCCAGTCCGGATCGTAGTCGTCGATCCAGCCATACGGGCCGTAGTCGATGGTCAGTCCGAGGACCGAGAGGTTGTCGGTGTTCATCACCCCGTGCACGAAGCCCACCCGCATCCAGTGCGCCATCAGCACCGCGGTGCGCGTACAGATCTGTGTGAACCACGCCGCGTCCCGCTCGGCGCCTGGCGCCAGCTCGGACAGCTCGGGGAAGTCGCGCTCGATGGTGAAGTCCACCAATCGCCGCAGCAACGCCGTGTCGCCGCGCGCGGCCGGGAGTTCGTAATGCCCCAGGCGCAGGAAGGAAGGCGCCACCCGACAGACCACCGCGCCAGGCTCGGGCGCGGCATGGCCGTCGTAGAACATGTCGCGCACCACGTCTTCTCCCGTGCCCACCAGGCATAGCGCGCGGGTGGTCGGCACGCCCAGATGGGCCATGGCTTCGCTGCACAGGAATTCGCGGATCGACGAGCGCAACACCGCGCGTCCATCGGCGAAGCGCGAATACGGCGTCGGCCCGGCGCCCTTGAGCTGCAGCTCCTGACGGCTGCCATCGGCCGCGATGGCCTCGCCCAGGGAGATCGCCCGACCGTCGCCCAGCTGCCCTGCCCAGTTGCCGAACTGGTGGCCGCCGTAATTGGTCGCGTACGGCACCATGCCCGGCAGCAGCGCATTTCCACCGAAGACCTGGGCGAACTCGGCCGTCTCGATGTCGTCCTGCTTGAGTCCCAGCAACGCCGCCACTTCCGGCGACCAGGCCAGCACCCGCGGCGCGGCGACCGGCGTGGGCGCCACGCTGGACCAGACCGCGCCCGGGACCTGTCGGACCTGTGGCCCGTCGATGGGATCGCGCGGCAGCGCGCGCAGCAGGGTGTTGTCGAAATGCAGTTCCATGCGCACAGCCTACGCGGGCATGGCCACATGGACGCTGACACAAAAAAAGACGCCGGGGAAACCCCGGCGTCCTCTTCATGCGGTTGACGCAATGAAGCGCTGGATTACAGCGGCTGCACCTGGTCGGCCTGCATGCCCTTCTGGCCCTGGACGGCCACGAAGGTCACTTCCTGGCCTTCCTTCAGCGACTTGAAGCCGGTGCCCTGGATCGCGCGGAAATGCACGAACAGGTCCGGGCCGGACTGCGGGGTAATGAAGCCGAAGCCCTTGGCGTCGTTGAACCACTTGACGGTGCCGGTCTGACGATCAGACATTTTTACTACTCCTGAAAACGAACGATGGGTAATCGCAGCCACGAAAAACCGCGACTGAGACTGGGTTTGCAGGCGTAGGAAAAACGCAAACGATGTAGCCGATCTGACGATCTACCGCATCAGGCTCACGATTTACGGTGACCCTGGCAAGCACAGTGGCGCGAACGATACGCAGGTTGGGGGGAAAAAGCCAACGCAATTGCAAGCCCGTTCGTCGGGCTCTGGCGGGGGCATGGGTCCGGCACTGGAACCCGGCTGTTTTCGGAGGAAAATATCTTTCACTATCAATTGGATACGAAAACTCCTGACGGTTCTGACAGGTGGATCTAGAGCGCCTGCCGGCTCTGGAATTGTCGCAACGCACCACAAAGTGGGTCGCGAAACGCCAAGGATCGCGCCAAAAGTTTGACTGGGCGGCTGAAGTCCTCCGGCGCGTGCTGGGGCTGCAACACCGGATAAAGCGGATCGTGCTGGATCGGAATGCCGAGCGAGGCCATGTGCACGCGCAGCTGGTGCTTGCGCCCGGTCACCGGCTCCAGCGCGTAGCGCCACAGGTCTGGCCCGCGCTCCAGGACGGCCACGCGGGTCAGGCTGTTGGGCGCGCCGTCCACCTCGCGCATCCGGAAGAACGGTTCGCCGCGGACCAGTCGCGAGGCGACCTGACAGGGAAAGATCCGCTGCGGGCACGGTGCGGCCAGGGCCTCGTACTGCTTGTCGATGCGCCGTTCGCGGAACAGCGCCTGGTAGGCGCCGCGCGTGGCCGGGTCGACCGAGAACAGGACCAGCCCGGCTGTCGCGCGGTCGATCCGATGCAGCGGCGCCAGCTCGGCCAGTCCGGTCCTTGCGCGCAGGCGCGCGAGCAAGGTCTCTTGCACGAACCGCCCCGACGGCATCACCGGCAGGAAATGGGGCTTGTCGGCCACCAGCAGGTGCGCGTCCTGGTACAGCACCGACTCGGCGAACGGAATGGACGCTTCGTCGACCACTTCGCGGAAATAGACGATCTC is part of the Pseudoxanthomonas sp. JBR18 genome and encodes:
- a CDS encoding YdiU family protein gives rise to the protein MELHFDNTLLRALPRDPIDGPQVRQVPGAVWSSVAPTPVAAPRVLAWSPEVAALLGLKQDDIETAEFAQVFGGNALLPGMVPYATNYGGHQFGNWAGQLGDGRAISLGEAIAADGSRQELQLKGAGPTPYSRFADGRAVLRSSIREFLCSEAMAHLGVPTTRALCLVGTGEDVVRDMFYDGHAAPEPGAVVCRVAPSFLRLGHYELPAARGDTALLRRLVDFTIERDFPELSELAPGAERDAAWFTQICTRTAVLMAHWMRVGFVHGVMNTDNLSVLGLTIDYGPYGWIDDYDPDWTPNTTDAQGRRYRFGWQPQVAFWNLSRLAGALSLLFADPAPLQEALQAYADTYAACERADAAAKLGLPEGAPEAPPLMAELRGLLHGAEVDMTLFFRGLGDHAPGPQALAPLADAFYDPDKYTAHRPAFEAWLTRYAALCAGEDDEAARQRRMRAANPRYVLRNYLAQEAIDRAHDGDLTGVHELLEVLRHPYDDQPGREAFARKRPDWARTRAGCSMLSCSS
- a CDS encoding cold-shock protein, whose amino-acid sequence is MSDRQTGTVKWFNDAKGFGFITPQSGPDLFVHFRAIQGTGFKSLKEGQEVTFVAVQGQKGMQADQVQPL
- a CDS encoding pseudouridine synthase; its protein translation is MSHTHAPSPQPSRLQLAPGPWSCLLEGLCARFPAIPRETWCARFARGRVQDAQGRALAPDAPWRVGQEIVYFREVVDEASIPFAESVLYQDAHLLVADKPHFLPVMPSGRFVQETLLARLRARTGLAELAPLHRIDRATAGLVLFSVDPATRGAYQALFRERRIDKQYEALAAPCPQRIFPCQVASRLVRGEPFFRMREVDGAPNSLTRVAVLERGPDLWRYALEPVTGRKHQLRVHMASLGIPIQHDPLYPVLQPQHAPEDFSRPVKLLARSLAFRDPLCGALRQFQSRQAL